A genome region from Cucumis sativus cultivar 9930 chromosome 4, Cucumber_9930_V3, whole genome shotgun sequence includes the following:
- the LOC101214040 gene encoding protein CHLORORESPIRATORY REDUCTION 7, chloroplastic codes for MSFSSPNASSSKRKAQMETALHRHFQSFNGTILYSNFQLYCSFKRARAAKQHHKLGESRINVSKCFFLGASSLLCRLSTSSSRQQQQIKVFGSRRRRINESSDTYVLLEPGEEEKFVSKQELETILKGWLENWPTPLPPDLSRFQSIEEAVTFLVKSVCELEIDGDVGSIQWYEVRID; via the exons ATGAGTTTTTCTTCACCAAACGCAAGCAGCAGCAAGAGAAAAGCTCAAATGGAGACAGCTCTTCACAGACACTTCCAAAGCTTCAATGGAACAATTCTCTATTCCAATTTTCAACTCTATTGCTCAT TTAAAAGAGCAAGAGCAGCAAAGCAACATCACAAATTGGGAGAATCAAGAATAAATGTTtcaaagtgtttttttttgggtgCTTCCTCTCTTCTTTGCCGTCTTTCCACTAGTTCTTCCAGACAGCAACAACAAATCaag GTATTcggaagtagaagaagaaggataAATGAAAGTAGTGATACATATGTACTGTTAGAGCCTGGAGAAGAGGAGAAATTTGTTTCCAAACAAGAATTGGAAACCATTTTGAAGGGTTGGCTTGAGAATTGGCCAACTCCCCTTCCACCTGATCTCTCACGCTTTCAGTCCATTGAGGAAGCCGTTACTTTCTTAGTCAAGTCTGTTTGTGAACTTGAAATTGATGGAGACGTGGGTTCGATTCAATGGTATGAAGTTCGTATTGACTGA
- the LOC105435203 gene encoding uncharacterized protein LOC105435203, translating to MELLTQPHLQLSDSEDAQTTAILIPELDKELKISNSESKTTTPHEKTEEKQRIFVSEKVSKVPKSPRELIVQCETPTPNEKTEEKERILVPKNGSMDRSKVPKSPAKVNLECKTPIQRVKMGGIELPKNGTPNRLKLPVAFKYPERYKSPTDMMISPISKGLLARTRKGAVPSKMHELRNSEMSLLSQS from the exons ATGGAGCTTCTCACCCAGCCACACCTTCAACTTTCAGACTCTGAGGATGCCCAAACGACAGCGATCCTAATCCCAGAACTTGACAAAgagttgaaaatttcaaattctgaGTCTAAAACTACAACCCCACATgagaaaacagaagaaaaacaaaggatttTTGTTTCTGAAAAGGTATCCAAGGTGCCAAAAAGCCCTAGAGAGCTGATTGTGCAGTGTGAAACTCCAACTCCAAACgagaaaacagaggaaaaaGAGAGGATTTTGGTCCCAAAAAATGGGTCAATGGATCGATCCAAGGTGCCAAAAAGCCCTGCAAAGGTGAATTTGGAGTGTAAAACTCCGATACAAAGAGTGAAAATGGGAGGTATTGAGTTACCTAAAAATGGTACTCCTAATCGCCTCAAACTCCCCGTCGCATTCAAATATCCGGAGAG GTATAAAAGTCCCACTGATATGATGATTTCTCCCATCAGCAAAGGCCTTCTTGCCAGAACAAGGAAAGGAGCGGTTCCTTCCAAG ATGCATGAGTTGAGAAATTCAGAGATGAGCCTTCTATCTCAGAGCTGA